In Zingiber officinale cultivar Zhangliang chromosome 6A, Zo_v1.1, whole genome shotgun sequence, a single genomic region encodes these proteins:
- the LOC121994458 gene encoding RING-H2 finger protein ATL16-like: protein MDPVQGPHRSALPLLPSSSSTFPFLAITALGILLISAVLLLSYYVFVVECCLDLPSSHRRGGRRIPPEACGLEPAIIRSIPVVKFVNSGQLEHCAVCLSEFREEERIKVLPRCSHHFHIDCIDTWLQFNPKCPLCRSEVSSIFPTDHIVVLAPRRDGRDQGEVTETGPVRTKGRRLDGTGSAGDDCIDVRVGVVE from the coding sequence ATGGATCCAGTTCAAGGGCCTCATCGTTCCGCACTGCCACTGCTGCCTTCCTCTTCCTCCACCTTCCCCTTCTTAGCCATCACTGCCTTGGGCATCCTCTTGATCAGCGCCGTTCTCCTCCTCTCCTACTACGTCTTCGTCGTCGAGTGCTGCCTTGACTTGCCGTCGTCCCACCGTCGCGGTGGCCGCCGCATCCCTCCGGAGGCCTGCGGCCTTGAGCCGGCGATCATTCGCTCCATCCCTGTCGTCAAGTTTGTGAATTCCGGCCAATTAGAGCACTGCGCCGTGTGCTTGAGCGAGTTCCGAGAGGAGGAGCGGATCAAGGTCCTCCCTCGCTGCTCGCATCACTTCCACATCGATTGCATCGACACTTGGCTTCAGTTCAATCCCAAGTGCCCGTTGTGCAGGTCGGAGGTCTCGTCCATCTTCCCGACTGACCACATCGTGGTTCTTGCTCCTCGCCGAGACGGGCGAGACCAGGGCGAGGTGACAGAAACAGGTCCGGTGAGGACGAAGGGGAGGAGGCTTGACGGGACGGGGAGCGCGGGGGACGATTGCATTGATGTGAGAGTTGGTGTGGTGGAGTAG